In Dyadobacter sp. NIV53, a single window of DNA contains:
- a CDS encoding response regulator: MSLKGPIIAIEDDADDQFLLITAVAELKIPNRIVFFENGLEALGYLESTQEQPFLILCDINMPVMNGLELREQIDQNEYLKKKSIPFVFLSTADNPNIIEAAYHSKIQGFYKKLSNFKDYKKQIRIIVDYWEHCLHPNVKY, translated from the coding sequence ATGTCACTCAAAGGACCTATTATTGCAATTGAAGATGATGCAGATGACCAGTTTTTGCTTATAACCGCAGTTGCAGAATTGAAAATTCCTAATAGAATCGTTTTTTTTGAGAATGGCCTCGAAGCGCTTGGCTATTTAGAATCTACTCAGGAACAACCATTTTTAATTCTTTGTGATATAAATATGCCCGTTATGAATGGTCTTGAGCTTCGCGAGCAAATTGACCAAAATGAATATTTAAAGAAAAAATCAATTCCGTTTGTCTTTTTAAGTACAGCTGATAATCCCAATATTATTGAAGCTGCTTACCATTCTAAAATTCAGGGTTTTTATAAAAAGCTTAGCAATTTTAAAGACTACAAAAAACAAATCAGGATCATAGTGGACTATTGGGAGCATTGTTTGCATCCTAACGTTAAATATTAG
- a CDS encoding alpha/beta hydrolase, with the protein MKRQILFIHSAEKQGPERGSGHILSYLNKNLGNEYEIISPKMPGFENPQYESWKNTIDKKINSLQNELILIGHSLGGSVLLKYLSEQKINTIISGLFLIAAPYWEQDSEWNIEEFIPHKEFASRLPQISSIFLYHSRDDQWVPFSHVYHYSAKLPDATVRKFGVSGHNFIQGFPEIIKDIKELP; encoded by the coding sequence ATGAAAAGACAAATTTTATTTATCCATAGTGCTGAAAAACAGGGCCCTGAGCGGGGAAGTGGACACATTTTGTCATATCTGAATAAAAATCTGGGCAATGAATATGAGATTATTTCTCCAAAAATGCCTGGTTTTGAAAATCCGCAATATGAATCCTGGAAAAATACCATTGATAAAAAAATAAATTCCCTGCAGAACGAGCTCATTCTGATTGGCCATTCCCTGGGTGGATCAGTTCTGCTCAAATACCTTTCAGAACAGAAAATAAATACGATAATTTCCGGTTTATTCCTCATTGCCGCACCTTATTGGGAGCAAGATTCGGAATGGAATATTGAAGAATTTATTCCTCACAAGGAATTTGCATCCCGGCTTCCTCAAATTTCCTCCATTTTTTTATATCACAGCCGTGACGATCAATGGGTTCCGTTTTCGCATGTCTATCATTATTCTGCAAAACTCCCGGATGCAACGGTACGCAAATTTGGCGTGTCCGGACATAATTTTATCCAGGGTTTTCCTGAAATTATCAAGGATATTAAAGAATTGCCTTAA
- a CDS encoding DUF1080 domain-containing protein, producing MMRTDRNYVIQINRLSGLFFKTQSLLMIMVLSAFNICAQSTVQSVSLFDGKTLTGWKTVDPSHEKLWSVSDSTIKSGDGVNKIPDNTYLHTIKEYGDFEFRCLFKLSGDPKTGMINSGIQYRSVLEGGKILGYQADIGSGYWGDIYDEHRRGKLVGGDLRTLSHLLKEDGWNSYIIRCKGNRHELYINGVKTSDYTEKDSKMPQKGVIAVQIHAGGVAQVEFRDLTISEL from the coding sequence ATGATGAGAACAGATAGGAATTATGTTATTCAGATTAACAGATTATCAGGATTATTTTTTAAGACTCAGTCGTTATTAATGATTATGGTTTTAAGCGCATTCAATATTTGTGCACAATCCACTGTTCAGTCCGTCTCTCTTTTTGACGGAAAAACACTTACCGGATGGAAAACGGTTGATCCCTCTCATGAAAAATTATGGTCCGTATCTGATAGTACTATTAAAAGTGGTGATGGTGTAAATAAAATCCCGGATAATACGTATCTGCATACGATCAAAGAATATGGTGATTTTGAATTTCGCTGCCTTTTTAAATTATCCGGTGATCCAAAAACGGGAATGATCAACAGTGGAATTCAATACAGGTCTGTACTTGAAGGCGGGAAAATCCTTGGTTATCAGGCAGACATTGGCAGTGGTTATTGGGGGGATATTTATGATGAACACCGCCGGGGAAAATTAGTAGGAGGTGATTTGCGTACGCTAAGCCATTTACTGAAAGAAGACGGCTGGAATAGTTACATAATCCGCTGTAAAGGTAACCGTCATGAATTGTATATCAATGGAGTGAAAACCAGCGATTATACAGAAAAAGACTCCAAAATGCCGCAAAAAGGAGTCATAGCCGTCCAGATTCATGCTGGTGGGGTTGCCCAGGTAGAGTTTCGTGACCTTACAATATCAGAGCTTTAA
- a CDS encoding sulfurtransferase codes for MEIIASGQLAAIIQKGNVVIADARGGADAFERYKSGHLEGALFVDLETQLSNKSENAANGGRHPLPEPSEFGRLLAKLGISPSSTVVIYDDKKGANAAARFWWMLKAARHEKVYVVSGGLDSLVSAGHKITTEISSTTLETPIYKIDSWKLPTVSVEQVAEVSQDNKYLIIDVRENYRYLGESEPIDLVAGHIPGAVNIPYTSNLNEKGEFLSSEELAEKYKNALQGRNPENVFVHCGSGVTACHTLLALSEAGITGPNLYVGSWSEWSRQDRPISTGN; via the coding sequence ATGGAAATTATTGCTTCCGGCCAGCTTGCGGCCATTATACAAAAGGGAAATGTTGTGATTGCTGACGCACGCGGTGGTGCAGATGCATTCGAAAGATACAAATCCGGACATCTGGAAGGCGCATTATTTGTTGATCTTGAAACACAACTTTCCAATAAATCAGAAAATGCAGCAAACGGTGGCAGACATCCTTTGCCGGAGCCATCAGAATTTGGCCGTTTGCTGGCTAAACTCGGTATTTCCCCGTCTTCCACAGTTGTTATTTACGATGATAAAAAAGGAGCAAATGCGGCTGCCCGGTTCTGGTGGATGCTTAAAGCAGCCCGCCATGAAAAAGTATATGTAGTGAGTGGTGGCCTTGATTCGCTTGTAAGCGCTGGACATAAGATTACAACTGAAATATCCTCAACTACGTTGGAAACGCCCATCTATAAGATCGATAGCTGGAAATTGCCAACTGTCAGTGTTGAACAGGTTGCAGAAGTTTCACAGGACAACAAGTATCTGATAATAGACGTCAGGGAAAATTACCGGTATCTTGGCGAGAGCGAACCTATTGATCTTGTGGCAGGACATATTCCAGGTGCTGTCAACATTCCATATACGAGTAATCTTAATGAAAAAGGGGAATTCCTGTCTTCGGAAGAATTAGCTGAGAAATATAAAAACGCTTTGCAGGGCCGTAATCCTGAGAATGTTTTCGTGCATTGCGGATCAGGTGTAACCGCCTGCCATACTTTACTGGCGCTTTCGGAAGCCGGCATTACTGGTCCCAATCTGTATGTTGGATCGTGGAGCGAATGGTCGCGTCAGGATAGGCCTATTTCTACAGGAAATTAA